Proteins encoded by one window of Emticicia oligotrophica DSM 17448:
- a CDS encoding RagB/SusD family nutrient uptake outer membrane protein, translating to MNKNIKNWLLVGATVTFMTACDSRLDVKPTQSIEESTALATSQDVEVTLIGAYDGLSSINLYGGAVQYSGDLLGDDAEVRFAGTFSTLDELWRKTMTTTNGQTQSTWLQAYNTINRANNVLATLDKLEASKKAKVEGEARFIRGLVYFDLVRLWAKAWGDGDNNTNLGVPLVTTPTRVVGETDNRPRATVAAVYAQVLEDLTKAESLLGNISDAGFASKNAVQAILARVYLQQGNYAAARDAANRVISSGQFALAPSFPEAFDDATNDGEMIFKVIVTDQDGGNDLNTFYAPSTYQGRGDIRIQAKHLALYSAGDTRGTFFVRASNNNFTAKFLDQYGDVPVVRLAEMYLIRAEANQRLGTSVGATPLADINLIRARAGARTLTTVDLNAILTERKLELAFEGQQVHDAKRLKRNVGTLAFSDNKLVIPIPQREIDTNKALVQNPGY from the coding sequence ATGAATAAAAATATTAAAAATTGGCTTTTGGTTGGAGCAACTGTCACTTTCATGACTGCTTGTGATAGCCGTTTAGATGTAAAGCCTACTCAATCAATTGAGGAGTCAACGGCTCTTGCTACCTCACAAGACGTTGAGGTTACGCTCATTGGTGCGTATGATGGTCTGTCAAGCATCAACCTTTATGGTGGTGCAGTTCAATATTCTGGTGATTTACTAGGTGATGATGCTGAAGTTCGTTTTGCGGGTACTTTTTCTACATTAGATGAGTTGTGGAGAAAGACTATGACAACAACAAATGGCCAGACTCAATCTACTTGGTTACAAGCATACAATACCATCAACCGTGCAAATAATGTTTTGGCTACTTTAGATAAATTAGAAGCAAGCAAAAAAGCAAAGGTAGAAGGTGAGGCTCGTTTTATCCGTGGCTTGGTATATTTTGATTTAGTTAGACTTTGGGCAAAAGCTTGGGGCGATGGTGATAATAATACGAATTTAGGGGTTCCGTTAGTAACTACTCCAACTCGTGTTGTTGGTGAAACAGATAATCGTCCAAGAGCCACTGTAGCCGCAGTTTACGCTCAAGTATTAGAAGATTTGACCAAAGCAGAATCTTTATTAGGAAATATTAGTGATGCTGGTTTTGCATCTAAAAATGCAGTTCAAGCAATCTTGGCGAGAGTTTATCTACAACAAGGAAATTACGCTGCTGCACGTGATGCCGCAAATCGTGTTATCTCAAGTGGTCAATTCGCTCTTGCTCCATCTTTCCCTGAAGCATTTGATGATGCGACTAATGACGGTGAAATGATTTTTAAAGTGATTGTTACAGACCAAGATGGTGGAAATGATTTAAATACATTCTATGCACCATCAACATACCAAGGTCGTGGTGATATTCGTATACAAGCGAAACACTTGGCTCTGTACAGTGCTGGTGATACTCGCGGAACATTTTTCGTAAGAGCATCGAACAATAACTTTACAGCAAAATTCTTAGACCAATATGGTGATGTTCCAGTAGTACGTTTAGCGGAAATGTATTTGATACGTGCAGAAGCTAACCAACGTTTAGGAACTTCAGTTGGAGCAACTCCTTTAGCTGATATTAATCTAATTAGAGCAAGAGCAGGTGCCAGAACTTTAACAACAGTAGATTTAAACGCTATTTTGACAGAACGTAAACTTGAATTAGCTTTTGAAGGGCAACAAGTACACGATGCGAAGCGTTTGAAAAGAAATGTTGGAACTTTAGCATTTAGCGATAATAAATTAGTTATTCCAATTCCACAACGTGAAATTGATACCAACAAAGCTTTGGTTCAAAATCCGGGATATTAA
- a CDS encoding thioredoxin domain-containing protein — protein sequence MKQKLIVSLILSVLFLSCESQSTKTNLTPIEFAEKVKVLPNASLIDVRTPEEFSKGHLDKAVNIDWRGDSFVQQIANLDKSKPVLVYCLSGGRSAAAALAMRESGFKEVYELEGGIMKWRGENLPETTSSSTTNKSEGLNKSQFEALLNADKLVLVDFYADWCAPCQKMKPYLDEITKEMSSKVKVVRIKADDNLELCKALKIEALPVLQLYKGQKLTWSHEGYIEKAEVVAQINR from the coding sequence ATGAAACAAAAGCTAATTGTAAGTTTAATTTTAAGTGTATTATTTTTAAGTTGTGAGTCGCAAAGCACTAAAACTAATCTTACTCCGATTGAATTTGCAGAAAAAGTAAAAGTTTTACCCAACGCATCATTAATTGATGTTCGAACCCCAGAAGAGTTTTCAAAAGGTCACTTAGATAAGGCTGTAAATATAGATTGGCGTGGAGATAGTTTTGTACAACAAATAGCAAATTTAGATAAATCTAAGCCCGTATTGGTTTATTGTTTGAGTGGGGGTAGGAGTGCAGCCGCAGCTTTGGCTATGAGAGAAAGCGGTTTTAAAGAAGTGTATGAATTAGAGGGAGGAATTATGAAGTGGAGAGGCGAAAATTTGCCAGAAACCACTTCCAGTAGCACAACTAATAAATCTGAAGGTTTAAATAAAAGTCAATTTGAGGCACTATTAAATGCTGATAAATTAGTATTAGTAGATTTTTATGCCGATTGGTGTGCTCCTTGTCAAAAAATGAAGCCATATCTTGATGAGATTACGAAAGAAATGTCTTCGAAAGTTAAGGTTGTTCGAATCAAGGCAGATGATAACCTTGAGCTTTGTAAAGCGTTAAAGATTGAGGCATTGCCTGTATTACAGCTATATAAAGGGCAAAAACTTACTTGGAGCCATGAAGGTTATATAGAAAAAGCAGAAGTAGTGGCTCAAATTAACCGATAG
- a CDS encoding OsmC family protein has product MEPHYYNVNLTWISDRKGEISSPELEKTLEVATPPQFTKGIEGIWSPEHLLTAAVNSCFMTTFLAVAENSKLDFKLFDCKAKGKLEQVEGKFLMTEVILEPTLVIKNEADKERAERILQKTEAACLISNSIKSKVSMIPTIQY; this is encoded by the coding sequence ATGGAACCACATTATTATAACGTGAATCTGACTTGGATTTCAGACCGTAAAGGTGAAATATCTTCACCTGAATTAGAAAAAACACTAGAAGTAGCTACTCCTCCACAATTTACCAAAGGAATTGAAGGTATTTGGTCGCCAGAGCATTTATTAACAGCGGCAGTAAATAGTTGTTTTATGACTACTTTTTTGGCTGTTGCCGAAAATTCAAAACTTGATTTTAAACTTTTCGATTGTAAAGCTAAAGGTAAATTAGAACAAGTAGAAGGTAAGTTTTTAATGACGGAGGTAATTTTAGAACCTACTTTAGTTATTAAAAATGAAGCAGATAAAGAACGTGCCGAACGAATTTTGCAAAAAACAGAAGCAGCTTGTTTGATTTCAAACTCGATTAAATCTAAAGTTTCGATGATTCCAACAATTCAGTATTAA
- a CDS encoding DUF6132 family protein — MKFFNNNRLTIIGLVFGAVGGYLYYHYVGCASGTCPITSKPLNSTLYGAVMGGLLFNIFQKES; from the coding sequence ATGAAATTTTTTAATAACAATAGATTAACCATTATCGGGCTCGTATTTGGAGCGGTTGGTGGATACCTCTACTATCATTATGTAGGGTGTGCGAGTGGCACGTGCCCGATTACCTCAAAACCGCTTAATAGCACGCTTTATGGAGCGGTAATGGGTGGTTTATTATTCAATATTTTTCAAAAAGAATCATGA
- a CDS encoding Crp/Fnr family transcriptional regulator — protein MSSLNNLAELNSSQAVKEKLSSYGIIKKFEEGDVILNENAYIRAIPIVMKGCIGVIRTDDEGREILIYYINPGESCIMSFLGGLHNDTSKVKAIAEEETEILFVPIDKVNLLIKENPEWLDYIFRLYHKRFEELLEVVNDVAFKKVDERLLNLIKKKCEISKNNTLQITHEHLANELGTARVVVSRLLKQMEEKGLLKLGRNKITLM, from the coding sequence ATGTCATCATTGAATAATTTAGCCGAACTTAATTCTTCTCAAGCTGTTAAAGAAAAACTTTCTTCTTATGGAATTATTAAAAAATTTGAAGAAGGCGACGTTATTCTCAACGAAAATGCCTACATAAGAGCTATTCCGATTGTTATGAAAGGTTGTATTGGGGTTATACGTACCGATGATGAAGGTAGAGAAATATTAATCTATTACATTAACCCGGGTGAAAGTTGTATCATGTCGTTTTTGGGAGGCTTACACAATGATACAAGCAAAGTAAAAGCAATTGCTGAAGAAGAAACTGAAATTCTCTTTGTGCCAATTGATAAAGTAAACCTGCTCATTAAAGAAAATCCCGAATGGCTCGATTATATTTTTCGCTTATACCATAAACGTTTTGAAGAACTACTCGAAGTTGTAAATGATGTAGCTTTCAAGAAAGTAGATGAACGCTTATTGAATTTAATCAAAAAAAAGTGTGAAATTTCTAAAAATAATACACTTCAAATCACACACGAACACCTCGCAAATGAACTCGGAACTGCCCGTGTGGTAGTTTCCCGACTTCTCAAACAAATGGAAGAAAAAGGCCTTTTGAAATTAGGTCGAAATAAAATTACGCTTATGTAA
- a CDS encoding MerR family transcriptional regulator → MKQFSVKQLAKIAGVSIRTLHVYDELGLLKPATRTEAKYRLYGEKELLRLQQILFYRELDFQLNEILEILDKKNFDLLESLENQKQSLKTKQNRISKLIQTIDKTIENLKKDTVMSNPNELYEGLSEEKANLYRNEAIDKYGQETVEKSEKALLKLSKNEIKILKQEQQEIAEKLFAMKDKDYRSEIVQTQIALHYKNIRQFWGTDGSSEPQAEAYAGLGQLYVDDPRFTQIDGELQTTYALFLCKAMKYFAETRLK, encoded by the coding sequence ATGAAACAATTTTCGGTAAAACAGTTGGCAAAAATCGCAGGTGTAAGCATACGTACGCTACATGTGTATGATGAATTAGGTTTATTAAAACCTGCAACTCGTACAGAAGCCAAGTATAGGTTGTATGGAGAAAAGGAATTGCTTAGGCTTCAGCAAATTCTTTTTTACCGTGAACTCGATTTTCAACTCAATGAAATTCTTGAAATTTTAGATAAGAAGAATTTCGATTTATTGGAGTCGCTCGAAAATCAGAAACAAAGCCTAAAAACCAAACAAAACCGCATTTCAAAACTCATTCAAACGATTGATAAAACAATTGAAAACCTAAAAAAAGATACTGTTATGTCAAATCCAAACGAATTATACGAAGGACTTTCAGAAGAAAAGGCAAATCTTTACCGAAATGAAGCTATTGATAAATATGGCCAAGAAACTGTAGAAAAATCAGAAAAGGCTTTACTGAAATTATCAAAAAATGAGATAAAAATACTCAAACAAGAGCAGCAGGAAATTGCAGAAAAGCTTTTTGCAATGAAGGATAAGGACTATCGAAGTGAAATTGTACAAACGCAAATTGCTCTACATTACAAAAACATTCGGCAGTTTTGGGGAACAGATGGTTCTTCTGAACCACAAGCTGAAGCTTACGCAGGTTTGGGACAACTCTACGTCGACGACCCTCGTTTCACACAAATAGATGGAGAACTACAAACCACCTACGCTCTTTTTTTGTGTAAAGCCATGAAATATTTTGCCGAAACACGATTAAAATAA
- a CDS encoding rhodanese-like domain-containing protein, whose amino-acid sequence MSVADIIQERKGTIVDVRTPQEFNGGHVAGAINIPLNEVPNRIEDFKALNAPVVLCCASGNRSGQAHRFLQQQGLDCYNGGSWLDVNYYQSLAVR is encoded by the coding sequence ATGAGTGTAGCAGATATAATTCAAGAAAGAAAAGGTACAATCGTTGATGTTCGTACGCCACAGGAATTTAATGGTGGACACGTAGCTGGAGCTATAAACATACCACTTAATGAAGTTCCCAATAGAATTGAGGATTTTAAAGCTTTAAATGCTCCAGTAGTTTTGTGCTGTGCATCGGGTAACAGAAGTGGACAAGCACATCGTTTCCTTCAACAACAAGGCTTAGATTGCTATAATGGAGGTTCGTGGTTAGATGTAAATTATTATCAATCCTTAGCAGTTCGTTAA
- a CDS encoding YgaP family membrane protein, translating into MKANMGTVDKVVRILVAIVILGLYFANQITGTAAIILLVIAGAFILTSFMSFCPLYLPFGISTRKKEDK; encoded by the coding sequence ATGAAAGCAAATATGGGTACAGTCGATAAAGTAGTTAGAATACTTGTCGCAATCGTAATTTTAGGTTTATACTTTGCCAATCAAATAACTGGCACGGCTGCTATTATTCTATTAGTTATTGCGGGAGCGTTCATACTTACGAGTTTCATGAGTTTCTGCCCTTTATATCTTCCTTTTGGAATTTCTACTAGAAAAAAAGAAGATAAATAA
- a CDS encoding SusC/RagA family TonB-linked outer membrane protein, translating to MNKILRVSLMCMFLFVSFLGNAQNVVTGKVTASEDGSPLPGVSITIKGTTKGTSTDEKGMYKLSVPANATLQASFIGYADTEQAVGNRSVVDFTLSSDIKSLNEVVVTGYGSQIKRELTGNIAKIKSAEIQDMPVTTFEQSIQGKAAGVQINQGTGKLAQGIQVRVRGQSSVSASNEPLYVLDGIPLTQGDLGVNGGDTNPLVDINPQDIESIEILKDASAGAIYGARAANGVVLITTKRGKSGKTNITFGMQYGKSKPTNILKFLNTKQYMDFYRTAAANSDQIDGYDPKDPDSYTSYMESFFQTQSLGTLGTSNQADTDWGSLAFQNAPSAQYDLNMSGGSDKTTFFISGQLLDQTGILLGNAFNRMSGRMNLNHKVSDRLSIGMNMGLTRSLNNRVSGDRQFDNPLQLVALPPMTPQNDPETGLPVGTPPGDISIPVYYNGMINIGNAYYNTTVHRNINSVYGEYTILKGLRFRTEFALDLLNQQEEQYYNSKTQRNFGAPLGYGYNRFVRVENYNTNNYFVYDNVFGKHGINATAGLSYQNSQTKTNAAEGRDFPSDAYRMIASAARKTDASSSQSDYRFSSYFTRLNYKFNDRYLLGLSARIDGSSRFGADNRYGFFPAVSAGWVISEESFLKSIDAISFLKLRASWGKTGNAEIGNFPQLGLFTGDAGYATLPGQRPSQLANPSLGWESTQQVDVGIDFGLLKNRINGEIDYYQKNTTGLLLNVNVPGTTGFATQVKNVGALTNKGWEFVLNTDNLVGKFKWKTSLNASTNRNKITDLQGQVIEGGLANMSRAVEGQPLGTFFTVEYAGVDPSNGDALFYKNTKNPDGSLDRTTTKTYSQAQRVVIGSPLPKWIAGVTNTFSYKGFELSVFFNGVFGNKLNFYGVGRFSSANGRFEDNQTVNQLAAWTPTNTNTNVPQARLFFNNGAQASSRFIEDGSFVRLRNVTLGYNLPKSLVSKVKLSNVRLYITGQNLLTFTKYSGWDPEVNADDVVSNIALGYDFYTTPQAKTFMGGLNISF from the coding sequence ATGAACAAAATTCTACGAGTTTCGTTGATGTGCATGTTTCTATTTGTTTCCTTCTTGGGAAATGCACAGAACGTTGTAACAGGAAAAGTTACAGCGAGCGAAGATGGTAGTCCGCTTCCTGGAGTATCAATCACTATTAAGGGTACAACAAAAGGGACCAGTACAGATGAGAAAGGTATGTATAAACTCTCTGTGCCGGCCAATGCAACATTGCAAGCAAGCTTCATTGGTTATGCTGACACTGAACAAGCAGTAGGCAATCGAAGCGTAGTTGATTTTACACTTTCATCAGATATTAAATCTCTGAATGAAGTGGTAGTAACTGGTTATGGCTCACAAATTAAGCGAGAATTAACTGGTAACATTGCCAAAATCAAATCTGCTGAAATTCAAGATATGCCAGTAACTACTTTCGAACAAAGTATTCAAGGTAAAGCAGCAGGTGTTCAAATTAACCAAGGAACTGGTAAATTAGCACAAGGTATTCAAGTGCGTGTACGTGGCCAATCTTCGGTTTCTGCATCAAATGAGCCTTTATATGTGTTAGATGGTATTCCACTTACACAAGGCGATTTAGGTGTCAATGGTGGAGATACGAACCCTTTAGTAGATATCAATCCACAAGATATTGAATCAATCGAAATTCTGAAAGACGCATCTGCTGGAGCTATTTACGGTGCTCGTGCCGCTAATGGTGTAGTTTTGATTACAACAAAAAGAGGTAAATCAGGTAAGACAAATATTACATTTGGAATGCAATATGGTAAAAGCAAACCAACTAATATCTTGAAATTCTTGAATACAAAGCAGTACATGGATTTCTACAGAACAGCTGCTGCTAACTCCGACCAGATTGATGGCTACGACCCTAAAGATCCAGATTCATATACTTCTTATATGGAAAGTTTCTTCCAAACTCAAAGTTTGGGTACACTAGGCACTTCTAATCAAGCAGATACCGATTGGGGTAGTTTAGCATTTCAAAATGCACCTTCTGCTCAATATGATTTGAACATGAGTGGAGGTTCAGATAAAACAACTTTCTTTATCTCTGGGCAGTTGCTTGACCAAACAGGTATTTTATTGGGTAATGCGTTTAACCGTATGTCTGGTCGTATGAATCTAAACCACAAAGTTTCAGACCGTTTAAGTATCGGAATGAACATGGGTTTAACTCGTTCTTTGAACAATCGTGTGTCGGGTGACCGTCAGTTTGATAACCCATTACAGTTGGTTGCTTTGCCTCCAATGACACCACAAAATGACCCTGAAACTGGATTACCAGTTGGTACACCTCCTGGTGATATTTCGATTCCTGTATATTATAACGGTATGATTAATATCGGAAATGCTTACTATAATACAACGGTTCATCGTAATATCAATAGTGTTTATGGCGAATATACAATTTTGAAAGGACTACGTTTCCGTACAGAATTTGCCCTTGATTTATTGAATCAACAAGAAGAACAATATTATAATAGTAAGACTCAACGTAACTTCGGTGCTCCACTTGGTTATGGTTATAACCGTTTTGTGCGTGTAGAAAACTACAACACCAATAATTACTTTGTGTATGACAATGTATTTGGCAAACATGGTATCAATGCTACTGCTGGTTTATCTTATCAAAATTCACAAACTAAAACAAATGCTGCTGAAGGTAGAGATTTTCCATCAGATGCGTATCGTATGATTGCGAGTGCTGCTCGTAAGACAGATGCAAGTTCATCTCAATCAGATTATCGCTTTTCATCATATTTCACTCGTTTGAATTATAAATTCAATGATAGATATTTGTTAGGCTTAAGTGCTCGTATTGATGGTTCATCTCGTTTTGGTGCTGATAACCGTTATGGTTTCTTCCCAGCGGTTTCGGCTGGTTGGGTTATTTCAGAAGAAAGTTTCTTGAAAAGCATCGACGCTATCAGTTTCTTGAAATTACGTGCTAGCTGGGGTAAAACTGGTAATGCTGAAATCGGTAACTTCCCACAACTAGGTTTGTTTACAGGTGATGCTGGTTATGCTACCTTACCAGGTCAACGTCCATCTCAATTAGCAAACCCATCATTAGGCTGGGAATCTACGCAACAAGTTGACGTTGGTATTGACTTTGGTTTATTGAAGAACCGTATCAATGGTGAAATTGATTACTACCAAAAGAATACTACTGGTTTATTGCTTAACGTAAACGTACCGGGAACAACTGGTTTTGCTACTCAAGTTAAAAACGTTGGTGCTTTAACGAATAAAGGTTGGGAATTTGTACTCAACACTGATAACCTTGTAGGTAAATTCAAATGGAAAACTAGCTTAAATGCATCAACTAACCGAAATAAAATTACTGATTTACAAGGACAAGTCATTGAAGGTGGTTTAGCCAATATGAGCCGTGCAGTAGAAGGACAGCCATTAGGAACATTCTTCACGGTAGAATATGCAGGTGTTGACCCATCAAATGGAGACGCTCTTTTCTATAAAAATACTAAAAATCCAGATGGCTCACTTGACCGTACAACAACTAAAACGTATAGCCAAGCTCAACGTGTAGTGATTGGTAGTCCACTTCCAAAATGGATTGCAGGTGTAACCAATACATTTAGTTATAAAGGTTTCGAATTGAGCGTATTTTTCAATGGAGTTTTTGGAAACAAGCTTAATTTCTATGGCGTAGGTCGTTTCTCATCAGCTAACGGACGTTTCGAAGATAACCAAACTGTTAATCAGTTAGCAGCTTGGACTCCAACAAATACGAATACAAATGTTCCACAAGCTCGTTTGTTCTTCAATAATGGTGCACAAGCATCAAGCCGCTTTATTGAAGATGGTTCTTTTGTTCGTTTACGTAACGTAACACTTGGCTATAATTTACCAAAATCATTAGTAAGCAAGGTGAAATTAAGCAATGTTAGACTTTATATAACTGGTCAAAACCTATTAACGTTCACGAAGTACTCTGGTTGGGATCCAGAAGTTAATGCTGATGATGTAGTAAGCAATATTGCCTTGGGTTATGACTTCTACACGACACCTCAGGCAAAAACCTTTATGGGTGGTTTGAACATTAGTTTCTAA
- a CDS encoding sugar phosphate isomerase/epimerase family protein, which produces MKTIKGPAIFLAQFMGDEAPFNSLDTIADYMAGLGYKGIQLPSWDGRVIDLQKAAESQTYCDELKGKLKDKGLEITELSTHLQGQLIASHPAYNTMYDAFAPAAVHGDEPARRQWAEQQLRWGAKASQNLGLKSHVGFSGALAWPFLYPWPQRPSGLIETAFKELATRWKPILDYYDECGVDYCYELHPGEDLFDGSTFEMFVDYLGGHSRACINYDPSHFVLQHLDYLAFIDLYHDRIKAFHVKDAEFNPSGKQGVYSGYAGWANRAGRFRSLGDGQVDFKGIFSKLSQYDYDSWAVLEWECCVKSSEQGAAEGAPFIQSHIIQVATRAFDDFAATGADEAVNRRVLGI; this is translated from the coding sequence ATGAAAACAATTAAAGGTCCAGCTATATTTCTTGCTCAATTTATGGGCGATGAAGCTCCATTTAATTCATTAGATACAATTGCCGACTACATGGCTGGCTTAGGCTACAAAGGTATCCAACTTCCATCATGGGATGGCCGTGTGATTGACCTACAAAAAGCTGCAGAAAGCCAAACATATTGCGATGAGTTGAAAGGTAAACTCAAAGATAAAGGTTTAGAAATAACCGAATTATCGACGCACCTTCAAGGGCAATTAATTGCTTCGCATCCTGCATACAATACCATGTATGATGCTTTTGCACCAGCAGCCGTACATGGTGATGAGCCAGCACGCCGCCAATGGGCAGAACAACAACTTAGATGGGGAGCCAAAGCTTCACAAAATCTTGGTTTGAAATCACACGTGGGTTTTTCGGGGGCTTTAGCATGGCCTTTCCTATACCCTTGGCCGCAACGCCCAAGTGGACTTATTGAAACTGCTTTTAAAGAATTAGCTACTCGTTGGAAGCCAATCTTAGATTATTACGATGAGTGTGGAGTAGATTACTGCTACGAATTACACCCGGGTGAAGATTTATTTGATGGTTCTACTTTCGAAATGTTTGTTGACTATTTAGGTGGACACTCTCGTGCTTGTATCAACTACGACCCAAGTCACTTCGTACTTCAACACCTCGATTACCTTGCATTCATTGACCTTTACCACGACCGTATCAAAGCTTTCCACGTGAAGGATGCAGAATTTAATCCATCAGGTAAGCAAGGTGTATATAGTGGCTATGCAGGTTGGGCAAACCGTGCTGGACGTTTCCGTTCTTTAGGCGATGGACAAGTTGATTTCAAAGGAATTTTCTCGAAACTTTCTCAATATGATTACGATTCGTGGGCAGTTTTAGAGTGGGAATGCTGTGTAAAATCATCTGAGCAAGGTGCTGCAGAAGGTGCTCCGTTTATTCAAAGTCATATCATTCAAGTTGCCACACGTGCATTTGATGATTTTGCCGCTACGGGTGCAGATGAAGCTGTTAATCGCCGAGTATTAGGTATTTAA
- a CDS encoding rhodanese-like domain-containing protein codes for MLNTIKNLLGFGPKANYADLVKQGAIILDVRTPGEYASGHIKGSINISVDSLARNLSKLKDKNKPIITCCASGMRSASAKNILSSNGYTQVYNGGSWGSLRSKL; via the coding sequence ATGCTTAATACAATAAAAAATCTTTTGGGTTTTGGCCCTAAAGCAAATTACGCTGATTTAGTAAAACAAGGGGCTATTATCTTAGATGTCAGAACTCCCGGTGAATATGCAAGTGGACACATCAAAGGTTCGATTAATATCTCGGTTGATTCTCTTGCTCGTAACCTTAGTAAATTGAAAGATAAAAACAAGCCAATTATAACTTGTTGTGCATCAGGAATGAGAAGTGCGTCGGCCAAAAATATTCTTTCATCAAATGGCTATACACAAGTATATAATGGCGGTAGTTGGGGAAGTTTAAGAAGTAAATTATGA
- a CDS encoding 3-keto-disaccharide hydrolase yields MKSKLSILAVALLLSSSTFAQKGKWVTLFDGKTFTNWHVYNKAGQPISDKWKVQDGTLVFAGKAKGEKHGDDLITDKEYENFELQLEWKVSEGANSGIFYGVNEDPKYGVPYLTGPEIQVLDNERHPDAKAGKNGNHKAGALYDMIPSASVTKPAGEWNTVRIIKNKGEVSVYQNGTLSVKYKSEGPEWEALVANSKFKGWEGFGKFSKGHIGLQDHGDAVSFRKIRIKEL; encoded by the coding sequence ATGAAATCAAAACTTAGCATTCTTGCCGTGGCTCTTTTACTTTCAAGCAGCACTTTCGCTCAAAAAGGTAAATGGGTTACATTATTCGATGGCAAAACTTTTACTAACTGGCACGTATATAACAAAGCAGGGCAACCAATTTCAGATAAATGGAAAGTACAAGATGGTACATTGGTTTTTGCTGGAAAAGCTAAAGGCGAAAAGCATGGCGATGACCTCATTACTGATAAAGAGTATGAAAACTTTGAGCTTCAATTAGAATGGAAAGTTTCAGAAGGTGCTAACAGTGGTATTTTTTATGGGGTTAATGAAGATCCAAAATACGGTGTTCCGTACTTAACTGGCCCAGAAATTCAGGTGCTTGATAATGAGCGTCATCCAGATGCTAAGGCTGGGAAAAACGGCAACCATAAAGCTGGTGCTTTGTATGATATGATTCCTTCAGCCTCTGTTACTAAACCTGCTGGCGAATGGAATACAGTGAGAATTATCAAAAATAAAGGAGAAGTAAGTGTTTATCAAAATGGTACACTTTCGGTGAAGTACAAATCTGAAGGTCCAGAATGGGAAGCTTTAGTTGCCAATAGCAAATTTAAAGGCTGGGAAGGATTCGGAAAGTTTTCTAAAGGACACATCGGACTTCAAGACCACGGAGACGCTGTTTCATTCAGAAAAATTCGTATCAAAGAATTATAA